The segment TTGAATTGAGTGTTAAAATAAAGAATCTCACACCAATTCTGATACGATGGAAATACAATCTTCTTGTTTGCAAAATATGTTTAGTATGTTTCATGTTCCGAAGATAGTGTTGAAAATGTTAGTATTACTTAGGAGTTGCTACCCATTTTATAATTGTCTCTCAGTtgtgattttattatttatctcATCTATAACTATTTTCATAGACTTGTTTTGGTTATTgtggataaaaatatatagatcaAATTAATTTAATGAAACTAGTTATGGTCGATAATAAATGCAGCAACATCACTCCATAGGCAGGTGATCGATCTTATTTGGTTTACTTTGTGTCTCTATGACCATAAGATTAAGAAACTCATGTCCTAAGGTTTGGAATTGTTCCCTTTCGGAATGGTCTCATATAATTTACTCACTCACATTAGGTATTGGCTTGTTATGAACTCAAACTGAAGCTTTGACTAATTTCAAAGCATTTGTTTGGTGGTGATTGGTGAATGGGGATTTTCTTGAAGTgatcatcctttttttttttgctaaattgtaaatagCATTATCAGAATGAATGTTGAGGTTACAAGATGTTGTTAAACAAGCTGTAAGACCTCTATGCTTGATTACATGgcaaaaaagttaaaaaaacatgTAATCAAATGACAATCGAAGCTGAAACTGTTCTGTTTGGAAGCGAACAGGACAAAAGATTCGatacaattttgaaaattcagaTGAAAAGATCAAATCGAGATGGACAAGATAGAGAGACCCGAAGACTGGAGATCGAGGAACACGACGCTCGCAAAGAAGTTGTTTCAGTCAGCTGCCTGAACCATTACCTTTCTCAGAGAAACATACTCGAACTCGCTCAAGGACCGCCCTCTAAGTCCGGCCAGGGTAAGATCTGAACCTAATTTCAGCAAGGACGGGACAACAAGGACCACGGGTGCTTAATAGCACTCAACTCACCAAACCGCACTTGTCCTCTCAGCCGGTTAAGGGTAAGGGTGCAGCATCACCACCTCCCGGGTCTTACTCCCTCCTCCAGCCGCAAGGTGCAACCCCAAGCTCCATGAAATCAAATAATCTCCACAGCTTCACTCGATTAAACCTACAAATCAAATCAGACTCATAAGCAACGCCAATCAACACCAAAGGGGAGGAGAAGAGCTGGTTAAAGCATCACTCAATAGCAGACCGCCTAGCTTGACTCTTGAAAAAGTAACCCCACAACGAAGTCTGAAGTCCCGGGACCTCTAGCTCAGCGAAGCATACCCAAATTACCTTGGGTCGAGATGGCAAGAAGCGACGTTTGGGAACCACCCCGTCGAAGTGGCCTAGTTGTTGGGAGGGGAGAAACTTCCACCAGTGAAGAGAAGTCGCGGGGCGCCGACATAGTCGCTAGAGAAGCCAAGACACTACGCAACCATCTCGGAATGGAACCGAAGCCGGAGCTACAAATTCGCATAAGATCACCAGCAGAActgaaacccttcaccaacggCTATCATAACAGAGAGGATGTTGGACTAGGCGGGAGAATCGATCGTGGGCGGAGACGGAAGTTGAAAACGATGAAACTAGGTTTCGAGAGAGAAAAATTGGCGGCGCGTGACTTCACGCTCTTTTTTTATCTCAGGCGAGAAACGTTGCGTTTTATTGTGATCGTCCTTTTTGAAACTGTATTTGTATTGATTTCAAACTTGCAAAACGAATATAATACCAAGTCCCTTTTAATTAGTAACTCTAGTTTAAGATATTTTATCAACtgttataaaattaaacaaaatttctGGTTTAGGATTGAGACATCAAAAGAAGTGGCAAGGAACATAGTAAGTGTAATATTTCAGTAGATGATGATTAAACgcaataagaaaataattacatTATGTGATGTTACTTTTTCAATAATCATGATGATTTAATTACTTTAGAGAATTAGTGGAAATTTGGTATGTGAAATGatcaaattaagaaaaataacaaacaaaggtatgaaaagaataatatttttgaattatatgatACGATCCAATAGAGAAGATCTACGACCACCAACCCCACCTCTTCTCACCTAACGCAGAGTGGCCAACTTTGACGATACTTTTATTTCTATCTGGTGCGAATCGGACCGTTCATTTGCTATATATCTCTGTTTACAAAAtcacctctctctctcgaatTCTTACGTCTTTTAGATCTCTTCTCTTTGATCCGTTCTGTAAAAAATCTCAAATCCATTTCGGAAGAAAGCAGGTTTGTTTCTCCGGTCACTCTTctctttataatattttgtagatCGATAGTAATCGGTTCTTAGATCTTGATCGTAAATTGTATTATAGATAGATCTGTAATAATCTTCTTCGTGAGGATTGCGACCTAGTTTTGTATAGAGTTTGCATGTATCCTTTGTGCTAGAGATGATCCCTAAGATTTGTTCTATCTTTTCTTAGATTTGTGATTCGTGAggtgtttttattttcagcaGCAGCGGAGAAGAATAACAAATGGCTGTTCCACCAACAAGAATAGGTTTAGCTGGACTGGCTGTGATGGGCCAGAACTTAGCTCTCAACATCGCAGAGAAAGGCTTCCCGATCTCAGTCTACAACAGAACAACTTCCAAAGTCGACGAAACCGTCGAACGCGCCAAGAAAGAAGGGAACCTCCCCGTCTACGGCTTCCACGACCCTGAGTCTTTCGTCAACTCCATCCAAAAGCCACGTGTCATAATCATGCTCGTCAAGGCCGGTGCACCAGTCGACCAGACCATCAAGACCCTCTCTGCTTACCTAGAAAAAGGTGATTGCATTGTGGACGGTGGTAACGAGTGGTACGAGAACACCGAGAGGAGAGAAAAAGCCGTGTCGGAAAACGGTTTCCTCTACCTAGGAATGGGAGTCTCCGGTGGTGAAGAAGGCGCTCGTAACGGTCCATCTATGATGCCTGGAGGGTCTTATGAAGCGTACAAGAACATCGAAGACATTCTTCTCAAGGTTGCAGCTCAGGTTAGGGACAGTGGTCCCTGTGTGACTTACATCGGGAAAGGCGGGTCTGGAAACTTTGTCAAAATGGTACACAACGGGATTGAGTACGGCGACATGCAGCTGATTGCTGAAGCCTATGACGTTCTGAAATCCGTTGGTAAACTGTCTAACGAGGAGCTTCACGGTGTCTTCACCGAGTGGAACAAAGGCGAGCTCGAGAGTTTCTTGGTTGAGATCACAGCGGATATCTTCGGGATCAAGGACGATAAGGGAGATGGGCATTTGGTTGACAAGGTTTTGGACAAAACCGGGATGAAAGGTACCGGGAAATGGACTGTCCAGCAAGCTGCCGAGCTCTCTGTTCCTTCTCCCACCATTGAGTCATCTCTTGACGCGAGGTTCCTCAGCGGGTTGAAAGATGAGCGTGTTGAAGCAGCTAAGGTCTTCAAGGAAGGTGGTTTTGGAGATGTCTTAACCGACCAAACCGTCGACAAGAAACAGCTCATCGATGACGTGAGGAAGGCGCTTTACGCGTCGAAAATCTGCAGCTACGCGCAAGGGATGAACCTGATCCGCGCCAAGAGCATGGAGAAAGGATGGGGCCTTAAGCTAGGTGAGCTGGCGAGGATCTGGAAAGGAGGGTGCATCATCAGAGCGATCTTCTTGGACAGGATCAAGCAAGCTTACGACAGGAACGCCGAGCTGGCTAACCTCTTGGTGGATCCCGAGTTTGCGAAAGAGATCATCGAGAGGCAGTCGGCTTGGAGGAGAGTGGTCTGCTTGAGTATCAACTCGGGTATAAGCACTCCCGGTATGTCTGCGAGTCTGGCCTACTTTGATTCTTACAGGAGAGAGAGGTTGCCAGCGAACCTTGTACAAGCTCAGAGAGATTACTTTGGTGCTCATACTTATGAGAGGACTGATGTTGAAGGTTCTTTCCACACCGAGTGGTTCAAGATCGCAAGACAAACCAAATCCAacatgtgatgatgatgatgatgatgatgtctctctctctctctctctctttctctccttcaataaaatatttttcacaccGAATGTGTTGTTTCCTCCATGTGTGAAATTACTGTGGCCGATGTTATGATTTGTATTAAGTTTTTTCAAATACTTTGGTTctaattattacttttattttaatttggtcttttcttgatttttttaattactgtGTGGCCTATTTGCAAAAGGCCATCTAATTATAAAGGCACTCCCGTTACTCTCCGCCATGGAGACGTAATCAAGCTAGGTGAGTGTACTTCCATCGTAGTGCGGAAGCAAGCAAAGGTAAAAGGGAGTGTGAGCTAATTTGACATGGTTGAATTGAATGTGATATTCTGATCAACTGAGCAGTAAAGTTGCCTTAGTTTTGACTCTTTTTGGATCCATATTGTTTAGTTGTCCAGATTTAAAACATGTAAACTCTTTTGGCTTTGCTTAGGAAAAGAGAGGCTATATAATTCAATCATATTAACATGTGGGAGTCTTTTTACATATCCAAAgtatattagtaaaataaatacacaaatcgaagaagaagaagaaacagaacaagaacaagTTACAAGAAACGGATAGTTTTCATTGTTCAAAAAGGGCTGACCTTACCAGCCAGTTTCAGCAAAAACTCCGGCACAAGCCGTCTTCTCGGCGGCGCAACCGCATCTTTACCCAAAGCGTCACGGTCATTGGCGTGTATCATAGCGACTATATGATCAAACAGCTCGTCTTTACCACCTCTCAAAGGATCCTTagcaatgaaaaaaaaaaacgtgattATCCCATTACTTCGTTAATTATTATGTACATAACATTGAGCTAGGCAGAGTATTTGTTTACCTGAAGAAATAGATCGGTGTGAGTTTTACCATCGTACACAATTAGGTCTGTTTTAACTTCAACACCTTGAAGAGCTTCTGCGAAAGTtttgctacaaaaaaaaaacaaaaaaaaacctgttTTCAAGTAGAAAGTACTAGCATATTGTCCCAGATTTGTAGACGGGTGATCTAACCTTGCTTCACATGGGATGGAGTAGTCTTTAGATCCATGAAAAAGCACAATATGAGTCAAGAGAGATGCAGCTTTTCTTACTCTCGGCTCTTTCAATCGGATGCCAGGAGAGTATTGTTCAAATGACTCTTCTCCTTCCATTATGCTGCAAAGTTGATCAACATATTGAACAACCATAAAGTAATGTAGTAAGACATATAATTGATCATATGGAGGGAGAGTTACCTAAGGAAAATAGAACGATACAGGCCTCGGTTATGGAAGTGTTCGACCATATTGAAGAGATTGTACCTGTCCCAAGTTGTGAACAAAAGTTAAGGTTCATGGTAATTAAGTAACATTAAAATCGAGTAATAATAATTTACCCGCCAGATAAACCAAAGTAAGCTTTTATCTGAGAAGCACTCCATGAGATTCTCTCTCCATTTGATTCTTTGATGGCTTGTTCGATGAGAGCACATGAAGAGATATGTGCACCAGCTGATTGCCCCATCAAATAGATTCTACAGAAACAAGCAAATATGGTTCAATCACCAGAGCCTGTGAAATATATAGAGAATCCAAAAAGAACCCCAAGTACCTATTAGGATCGCCTCCAAATGCAGAGATGCTATTGCAGACAAATGAGATTCCTTGAGAAACATCTCTCACCATATCACTAATTGTTCCCTGAGGGAAGTTTCTGGACCAAAGATGTTTGGttcatttgttaataaaattttagattaaacCGGCCGGGTAAGGGGTTTGTTTAATATGCTTACCTGTAATCAAGACATGCAACAATGATATCCCTTTCTGCTAGCTGCAGTCCCAAGAGAGAACCCCAAGCTTTGTACCTAAATGATATGACAAGTATGAAACTACCACCAATTCGACTTTATCTTTAAAAGGAAAAAGTTGTAGCTTCAGGGATCCTACAGTTCTATTTAAAGTTAAccaagattaagaaaattatgcATTTTACATACTAAAACGTATTTAAGTAGAGATCATTGAGAGTGGATTACCCGATAATCCAAGCTCCACCCGTCACGAAAACTACAACAGGCTTAAGGCCGTCACTTGTTGGTGGTGGTAGGTACAAATCCAGCCTGCCAAAAACAATCGAGATCACATTAATCATTTGTGATATAAAACTGAAGGGAGTGGCCTTGATTATGCTGCTTCCACAGGCTCAAGTTACCTATTCCTAGGTTGATCTCCATATACAATACTCCTCCTAACTTGGGGTGAGAAAAAATAATGATATGCAACTACagaagccaaaaaaaaaacaggtttaGTGTACAATTAATTTAACAGACAAgcttattaataattaaatattcatCAGCAAAGAGGATGGGATCACCTTGAAGAAATCCAGGCATAAGGAGGATTGCATAACAAGCAAGAGCAAGTAATCTTGTGATCCACCGATAACCTACCCTGAACCAAAACTTGCAACCATTCAAACACAACCTCTCTCTGTTTCTTacattcaaataaataataaataaacaaattcagGAACTAATTGTAAACCCTGCCGCACAAGGTACTCTAACGTCATCTTATATGAATATGGGGGAGGGAAAATTGAAATAAAGTACCCGAGATATCCAAGAAGGTCGAAGCTAAGACGAGTTATCAAA is part of the Raphanus sativus cultivar WK10039 chromosome 5, ASM80110v3, whole genome shotgun sequence genome and harbors:
- the LOC108863159 gene encoding probable isoprenylcysteine alpha-carbonyl methylesterase ICMEL2 isoform X2 — its product is MPGFLQVAYHYFFSPQVRRSIVYGDQPRNRLDLYLPPPTSDGLKPVVVFVTGGAWIIGYKAWGSLLGLQLAERDIIVACLDYRNFPQGTISDMVRDVSQGISFVCNSISAFGGDPNRIYLMGQSAGAHISSCALIEQAIKESNGERISWSASQIKAYFGLSGGYNLFNMVEHFHNRGLYRSIFLSIMEGEESFEQYSPGIRLKEPRVRKAASLLTHIVLFHGSKDYSIPCEASKTFAEALQGVEVKTDLIVYDGKTHTDLFLQDPLRGGKDELFDHIVAMIHANDRDALGKDAVAPPRRRLVPEFLLKLAGKVSPF
- the LOC108861451 gene encoding 6-phosphogluconate dehydrogenase, decarboxylating 2, which translates into the protein MAVPPTRIGLAGLAVMGQNLALNIAEKGFPISVYNRTTSKVDETVERAKKEGNLPVYGFHDPESFVNSIQKPRVIIMLVKAGAPVDQTIKTLSAYLEKGDCIVDGGNEWYENTERREKAVSENGFLYLGMGVSGGEEGARNGPSMMPGGSYEAYKNIEDILLKVAAQVRDSGPCVTYIGKGGSGNFVKMVHNGIEYGDMQLIAEAYDVLKSVGKLSNEELHGVFTEWNKGELESFLVEITADIFGIKDDKGDGHLVDKVLDKTGMKGTGKWTVQQAAELSVPSPTIESSLDARFLSGLKDERVEAAKVFKEGGFGDVLTDQTVDKKQLIDDVRKALYASKICSYAQGMNLIRAKSMEKGWGLKLGELARIWKGGCIIRAIFLDRIKQAYDRNAELANLLVDPEFAKEIIERQSAWRRVVCLSINSGISTPGMSASLAYFDSYRRERLPANLVQAQRDYFGAHTYERTDVEGSFHTEWFKIARQTKSNM
- the LOC108863159 gene encoding probable isoprenylcysteine alpha-carbonyl methylesterase ICMEL2 isoform X1 — protein: MQSPGKVRRRVLGKSSAPQICRQQSLTRDIGHAAAETYLITRLSFDLLGYLGVGYRWITRLLALACYAILLMPGFLQVAYHYFFSPQVRRSIVYGDQPRNRLDLYLPPPTSDGLKPVVVFVTGGAWIIGYKAWGSLLGLQLAERDIIVACLDYRNFPQGTISDMVRDVSQGISFVCNSISAFGGDPNRIYLMGQSAGAHISSCALIEQAIKESNGERISWSASQIKAYFGLSGGYNLFNMVEHFHNRGLYRSIFLSIMEGEESFEQYSPGIRLKEPRVRKAASLLTHIVLFHGSKDYSIPCEASKTFAEALQGVEVKTDLIVYDGKTHTDLFLQDPLRGGKDELFDHIVAMIHANDRDALGKDAVAPPRRRLVPEFLLKLAGKVSPF